In the Candidatus Kryptonium sp. genome, one interval contains:
- the gpmI gene encoding 2,3-bisphosphoglycerate-independent phosphoglycerate mutase, translated as MKKVILVILDGFGVRDENIPIQGDAIALAKKPNFDYLYANYPWVALHASGEYVGLPDGQMGNSEVGHLNIGAGRIVYQDIVRISKAIKSGEFFKNEALLGAIENVKRNNSALHLVGLLSDGGVHSHMEHLYALLELAKMYEIQKVFVHALLDGRDTPPSSAIGYVKEFESKAKEIGVGKIAVVGGRYYGMDRDNRWERTEKYYRAMTEAQGEKFKSAEEGILKSYEKGITDEFVVPFIVVDEDGNPVGQVKDGDSIIFFNFRADRARQLTRAFIDENFDKFHRRKLDVHFVTMTEYNDDFDVPIAFKPVYLTNTLGEIISKHGLKQLRIAETEKYAHVTYFFSGGREDPFEGEDRILIPSPKVATYDLKPEMSAFEVTEKVIEEMDKQKYALIVLNFANPDMVGHTGVIPAAVKAIEAVDTCIGKIYNSARKNGYVMIVTADHGNAEKMIDPDTGEPHTAHTTSQVPFILVMDDYKGELKKDGKLGDIAPTILKIMELPIPPEMDGEILMLENVPHFAK; from the coding sequence GTGAAAAAAGTCATACTCGTAATCCTTGACGGATTTGGAGTTCGCGATGAAAATATACCAATTCAAGGTGATGCAATAGCACTTGCCAAAAAGCCTAATTTTGATTATCTATATGCAAATTACCCCTGGGTTGCTCTCCACGCCTCGGGTGAATATGTTGGTTTACCAGATGGTCAAATGGGAAACTCGGAAGTAGGACACTTAAATATCGGCGCTGGTAGAATTGTTTATCAAGATATCGTTAGAATTAGCAAAGCAATAAAAAGTGGTGAATTCTTTAAAAACGAAGCATTGCTTGGGGCAATTGAAAATGTAAAGCGAAATAATAGTGCACTTCACCTTGTCGGACTTTTATCCGATGGAGGAGTGCACAGCCATATGGAACATCTGTATGCCTTGCTTGAGCTTGCAAAAATGTACGAAATTCAAAAAGTTTTCGTTCATGCTCTTCTTGATGGACGAGATACACCACCATCAAGCGCAATTGGCTATGTTAAAGAATTTGAATCAAAAGCAAAAGAAATCGGTGTTGGAAAGATAGCAGTTGTCGGTGGACGATATTATGGTATGGATAGAGACAACAGATGGGAAAGAACTGAAAAATACTATAGGGCAATGACAGAAGCACAAGGTGAAAAATTCAAAAGTGCAGAGGAAGGAATTTTAAAATCTTATGAAAAAGGAATAACCGATGAATTCGTCGTTCCTTTTATAGTTGTAGATGAAGATGGAAATCCAGTTGGACAAGTTAAAGACGGTGATTCAATTATATTTTTCAATTTCAGAGCGGATAGAGCACGGCAATTAACACGAGCTTTCATTGATGAAAACTTTGATAAATTTCACCGCAGAAAACTTGATGTTCACTTTGTAACAATGACTGAATATAACGATGACTTTGATGTCCCAATTGCTTTCAAACCTGTATATTTGACAAATACCCTCGGCGAGATTATATCAAAACATGGATTAAAACAATTAAGAATCGCTGAAACGGAAAAATACGCTCATGTAACTTATTTTTTCAGTGGCGGTAGAGAAGATCCATTTGAAGGTGAGGATAGAATTTTAATTCCTTCTCCAAAGGTTGCAACCTATGATCTAAAACCAGAGATGAGCGCTTTTGAAGTAACTGAAAAAGTCATTGAGGAAATGGATAAGCAAAAGTATGCTCTTATTGTTCTGAACTTTGCAAATCCAGATATGGTCGGGCACACAGGTGTAATTCCAGCTGCTGTTAAAGCGATTGAAGCAGTTGATACTTGCATTGGAAAAATTTACAACTCCGCGAGGAAAAATGGATATGTTATGATAGTTACCGCTGATCATGGAAATGCTGAAAAAATGATTGACCCGGATACGGGAGAACCGCATACCGCTCACACAACAAGCCAAGTTCCATTTATACTTGTGATGGATGATTATAAAGGTGAACTTAAAAAAGATGGAAAACTTGGTGATATAGCCCCAACGATACTTAAAATAATGGAACTACCAATTCCACCTGAAATGGACGGAGAAATTTTGATGCTTGAGAATGTGCCACATTTTGCAAAGTGA